The window TCTCTGTAATGGCACACATTACAGCAAGAACTTAATTGAATTAGTTGATAATTAGATCTTTACTAGATCAGTAGATAATCTTATAGAACTATTTCTGTTTCCCGCAGGACTGCTGTCTTGGATGATGATGTTGAGAGGTTATTGTGCTTTCAGGTCTTCCTGGTCCTAAGGGACATCCAGGTATTTTGGTCCCACATAACATTGTCCATAGCAGTAGTCCATTGGGAGCGGGCGCACCAGGTCTTGATGGGTCTGTTGGTCAGACAGGAATGCCAGGCCCTCCAGGTAGTCCAGCATTCCCAGGTGAGTGTCTTTTATTGTGACTAATATGAAACTTAACGGCAGATTTCTAACCTTTCACCTTCAATTTCAATTCCTCTAAAAATGATCTAGATCCCACACGAAACGAGGGCCAGTTGGTAGACTTCAGGAATCCAAGCACCCACAGGAAcccacacattttacatttttcatataaatgctttggagcagtggttctcaattgTTGGTTTACAGATTTGTTCTGATCATGAatcagtattaataaaaaaaaaaaaaagaaaaaaaaagttaataatagttaataaactattatattaagcaatgtttcttgagctcaACTTACTAATGGCACAAATCTGCTCGGTGGTTTCTGCCCGATTACCAGAAGACTTCACTGAAACCCAGGTCAGAAGTGAGCTGACtacaaataatgacaataaatagaAGACATTTATCAttgataatcatttattttcaataaagaaaaaaactgaaacggTATTAAAATAGTTATGCTGTGATGCTGTACATTTTAGGATAATTACAAGAACTATTAACCGAAGCAAAATGATCGTCGTGACATGCACGCTGTGCATGGCGTCACTAATAGGAGACGCATGTTTGCAGAGGAGCGCACGTGCTTGACAGATCACGTATGATCAAATGATGTTGAAGCAGATAATTTGTGATCATAAACCCTGTGAGATCCGATGCGGCCGATTTGTTGTTGAAGGTTTTTTTATCCATTATTCCAAGAGGATTTCATCTGTTCCTAGTGGCATTTCCCACCAAGCTACTTCAATACTGATCGTCACACCAACTGTTGCACTATATAAACCTTTTTGCACTAAAAACGCAAGGAGACTCTTGTGTTCATTGGATTCATCGTTCCTTTTTCCCCCAACGTTTACGTTTATTCTATGGACTGAGGACTTTTCTGAAACTTTTCTGGAGTGATCTATCGTAAAAATCATACCTGAAATGTTTGACTACTGTAAATATTCATACGTGTAAACTTTCTTTTAcacttttgtaataaacatttaacatgcataaacatgctTTGTGGCATCTTTGTCTTTTTCCCTGTTTTTGTCACTTAATTTTGAAACAGAACCAGATGAGAACCATTAGTCTAGTGTTACATTCATGTGCTTTATGTGGTAACTCAATCTATTTTTTCTATCAAGTCATATTATATAATCTGAGCAAGTCACTGTGAGACTTGAAAGAACACACTTTTAGAAGTAATTGTAGTGTCATATTAGGTAGATTGTATATTAgtagaaatgtaattaacagCAGCCAAATGTGTAAGGTAACGTTAGATTTTTGACACACTCTCCTCTGGGAGATCCTCATGTCCTTGTCCTCTCTACAACTCTGTTTCTTTATTGCGTTCCCACACGGATGCTTTCCTCCCTTCTTTCTGCACGTGCAATTTTGTTTTGCCTTACTGTTCTGCAGCATCTCTCATAGACACAGCATTCATTGTTCTTAGACAAACCAGCACTTTGCAATCTACATGAATAAGATTGTCCTCTTGGTTGTCACTTGAAAGGATTAGTTTAACCCCATACATATCCTAAATGAATTGCACTgaacttaaaaatatgttaaagttcATTCACATGCAGTTGATCTAAATTCATCAAGTTCACCCAATGATATATCATATTCTTGATTGATGAGAACATTTAAACATCCATCAAACATGAGGAGAATGGATAATACCTTAAAGATCATCTCTTGGTCTTTTGAGGTATAGGTTTTCAGCCTCAGTAATTCAACGACCAAAagtgtgtataatatttttatattcaaaagctcatttcttttttataaaatgtctaatttccTGTGTGCATTGCAGATGATAAATAGACTAATTTTGAGTCGGCCAGTCTCATAGAGAGGCTGGTTGATATATAACCACTGTGACCACTAAGCCTCAGTCTCTCATTGGTAGCCCTGAGTATACATTTACTTCTGTTCGTCTTACATCTCATCATGTGTCTTTAAGTGGTTAGACTGGGGTTTATTCTTATCATGCCCTTGGTAAAAAGATGTTGTAGCGTCTGGCTAAGATCAAGATGCTTATTTGGTCGTTGTCTTAAAGGACCCTTTTCACCTTTTAACATTTGCTGATAAATTACACACCTGGACCTCATGTCTACATCTTTGCAGGTGTTAAATTGCCCGTGGTTCCCCATTATCACAGAGATGCTAAACAGATTTGCTCTCTAGTCCCTACATCAAAGCCCGAACCCATTCCAACGAGGAGTAACAAACCCCGTGCCATTCACCTATGGATTCACTAGAGATGTGGTCTGGCCACGCCATTACTGTCTgaatcacgcacacacatagggacattttctttattttaagccatTATTATGAACACTTATACCTCATGGTATCAAAACGATCCTCTTGTCATGcctcaaatgatgatttaccGCATAGAATCATGAAGTGCATCATaccatttttactgtgttttggagTAAAGTTGCTCCAACTCTCCAGACCAGCAATAAAGATGCCAATGggccataaaagcaaacaaagaaactttTCTCTCGCTCAAAATCCATGCCTCTGATTGGCAATTCCAATCAAGCAGTGGGTGTGTCAGGAACTATCAAAAGTCCCTAACACCAACtattccttcctttctttgagACGGATTCTCTACAGACTCAACTCTTGAGTCCAACCTTCTGGTAGTTACCTTCAAATAACTTTGTCATCTCGCTGTGGACTTTCTTACCTTCAAGAGGAACCAGAGGTTCCCCCAGCTCACACCTAGAGAAATCATCAAGAACTTCTTGTCATCAGGATTCttttgcagcaacaaaaactaatgcaaGTAACTTTTATAACTAGTTGGATGCGTGTTTAAGTTTGAGCCCCTTTTAAGGtgaattttgattctttgatgattctcactaggttgtagttaattgatgtgaaatactagcattcttctccttctctctctctctctttcttccttacTTTGCTgtatttgctatatatatatatatatatatatatatatatatatatatatatatatatatatatatatatgtgtgtgtgtgtgtgtgtgtgttttgttaataTGTTGTATGTTATCTATAGCTTGTTGATTAAATCCCTTATATTCACAGTTAATTGTCTGCTCACAATTTGAAGTCACTGAATGTTGACCCTTCCTACATGCTAAATTACTGCTAGTACTGCAGAGTAGGAAAGCTATTCTTCCTTGGCCAGGAAAATAAGCTTTCTTAGAATTGATAAAGAATTATATTGTCTGCTCGGTGGACAAACAGATGAAATAACTGTAACGttaattctgctacagttaattctaaaatataatctaaatatttattattaattatacctagctataatttattataaattaatcataaaGTACTTGTATGAAAcctcaaataaaagtattccgACTTTTAGTTGTTGTGTTTGATTATAATacctttgttttgaattttttttcaatctttatTACCACGTGACCGGTGACAAAACTTAACATCACAAGTGTTCATCTAAAGGTGAAcaaatgtatagtttttaaatatctctgataaatatctttaattctattcattttaaagtgtgagAGATGTCAGATAACAGTAGATGTTTGGTCTGTGATCATGACAGGAAGCTGTGTGGCCGTAACAGTTTCAGAAGGGACTgaaattaatttgcaatataaacaatgcaatataattatgaacagacacttattatttatttgcttacagatttattgtaaaataaatgtcttacaaatttcttatacatttcttataggtttttttatacagttttctttatgagacaagtatatgaatataataatgatttacaaACAACTATTCAGTAAAGATCAATACACAAATTATTGAGCAATACAGCCAGACGCAAATATTGCTGCTTGAAGTCAAGGCGGGGTGGCTCGGCTCTATATTGAGGCCTGAATGGAGGGAAGGAAAGGTCACTCGTGTCGGTCCAGCAGATGAAGCGCAGACTGAGAACAGAAGAGTGGACGTGACATCTTGTCTCAATCcatgacctgaaacaaaaacacaattttaatgtacttaatgtaatgtttaacatACTTCAAACCAGTCATGGAGATGGATCTTCTTTAGAGCAAGTCTCTTCTTTGGCCCGGCTGCAGGCAATCACAAATCAGATCGCAGCATtctgtgcaaaaacaaagagatgTCTCATTATTAGCTTATACTTCACACCTgctcttttttgtgtttgatgaaGATCTCACCTTGTGACAGGCCTGGCCTGGTCCAGATGTTGGCGGCGATCAAGTACAGGTCGCCCGCTGTGGGAAAATCCCCGCACACCATTTCAAACAGCACAATCCCCAAAGACCACACTGTCATGGGCTTGGCATGGTATGTGCCCTTGAACTTGTACTCTGGAGGAAAGTACTGTTCTGTGCCTGGAAGAAAGAGATGTTGTCTGATGTTCATACACTTCCACAGCATGCCGACTACAcgttacatgtttttttcttttgtgagtaATGGTTTGTGTAACGTACCACAGAAGTCTTTGAAGGCCGATTTTTTCATAAGGGCCCCGCAACCAAAGTCAATCAATTTGACCTCCATGGTGTCGGGTTCaccagcaggttctccggtttaaTGTCCCGATGGAAGACACCTTCTCAAAGCAAGCCTTAGCGGCACAAATGACCTGCCGCATGACGTATCGCGCCGTGCGCTCGTCGAGGATTCCTCCGTGGAGCTCCATGAAACTAAGCAGATCCATGCAAGGTGAGGGCCGCTCCATAACCATAATGTAGTGGTCCGTCTCCTCTTCCCAGTCCAGCAGTTGAATTATTTGAGGAGCGCTGGGGCCCTTATTGGCCATGAGTGTCAAGCCGATCTCCAACGGCAGGCGATTGGGATGACCAGGCTAAAAGAGAAAGCATGACTGTTCGATGAAGGTGGTTTCCCAAATAAAGACTTCAAGACAGTTGACCAATCATTGGCAGtgattaacataaatataagatGCTATGAATTGAAAACAGCGACTGAGAAGTAATGACAGAGAGTGCAGACTACTCACCACTGAGATGTTTGGCATGTTTGGTGCCTTCACTGAAAATTTCACagccacctgatcaacaaaacaaagggTTAACAGTTAGCATGAGCAAAGAGGTCATGATGTTCATGAATCCTGAAGAAATAAACTATAAGAATAAAAAGTTTGTTGaagccaaaaaaatgtaataaaaccttGAGTTCATCCTCATTGCGGGTTCCTTCACACACCAAACCAAATCCGCCTGAACCCAGCTTGGGACCGATTTTATAATTTCTCATGATGTGGCCTATTAAAAGGTGAACAGTTGTAGTTAGTGTGAAATGCGGTTTTAGAtccttttttacaaaatgtatcattccaaaataacattttctaactctcattgatttattattcttaCCCTTGCCCAGGACGTCCTGCTCTGGCTGTTCTTCAGCAGCAGGAGGGCCTTCTGAAGCTGGAGCTATAATATGAATCAATTCAAAatcaattgtattaatataagaTGCTGCATCTTCAAATTTCAGCTTTTCTGTATTTAGGGCCAATTTGGACTTGATTTCTAAATTCAACTTTTCTCAGCCTTTCTAAATTTCTGATCTCTACAGTTCTAAATACTTGATGTAATGATGACAGCAGATACTAGAGGTTTCAGTCACTGAGGAAtcgattcattttcatttccacTTGTATAATCAGAGCACATTTATATGATTGTACCATTATCACGTCTCTGATATGTTCCCGCCTCACACTTGAACTTCTTCTCAGCCTCGACCAGGTCATATTTTCCAGATCTGTGGAGATGAAAGCGAAGAGCGGGCCATTTCCGGCCATTCTTCCTTTCCTTCTCTATCTTTGCCTCCTTTTTCTGTCCATCATTCTCAGCTCTCCCAAAAGGCCACCTCCAGAAGCTCCTCTCtgcctttttcactttttctccCATCATCATTCACACCGGGACCAACAGGCGTCTCATCAAGCTGATGAAGATGGGACACGGCCGTGTTGGTGGTGTATTTTAGAAGTACACAGCACTCCATCACTAGCTTTTTAGCCAAAAAGTAGCTGTCTCACGATAAAACCGTTTGTGACTTATCAAGATACTCCGAAACTTCAACCAACAAACTGATGACGTTTTTTCGGGTCTTTCTACAACATTCTAATTGCCATAGAAATCACGTCACGTCATTCTGCTGACAAGAATGCGAATTTAAAAAATGCGAATAAATCACGATAGCATTCATAtctaatatactttatattaattatctaATTGTATATCGCTTCGTTTTTGACGAGGTAAAGCAATAAGCAAACATGCATGAAGCGCATTAAACCGCTAAAAACCCTGCTTTGTGGCACAAGTTAGGTTTTGAGATCGGATCATTTAAACTGGTAAACTGGAAAGTccaagtgaaatgaaatgaaatgaaatgaaatgaatacgTTCATACAGTGACATTGATTTtggaaaacaataaacaatacgcGCGACTTACATTTTAGGAGATTTTCTTGATCGACTgttgaacgaatcgtttaaACGGTGACTTGCCGCCACCTACTGGACGTTTTAGTcgaatttttaatgaatctaatATCAATcagaataatttaacaaaaatctgaaaacctTGTGATTATGAGTTTAAATACTTTCATGTCACTTCTGAGTTGAAGAgtaaatgctgattttgtgcaCTTCTGTGACACTTCTTTAGTGCAAAAAATGACTACATTAATTTTGTTGATATTGATTTCATCTGATTGGCACATTATTATTCTTGGTTTAGTTTTATTACTGGAGAtgtgtgtattataataattaaaaactgaaaaggtaaaataaaataaaatgacacagaaCTCATTTGATCTTGATAACTGTCtagtttttctgtcttttctgtcaGGCAGGTTATTTTGCTCAGACTCATTCACATTCTGTCTATTGTTTTCATCCTTTCTCTTGTGATTCATTCATTATCTCACAACTGTTTCTGCTCTACTCTTCTGGTGTTTTGGGTGAAGTGCTCATAGCTGTGCTTCATCgtgaataaagcacatttttgcaCTTGATACgtaatgattttaacaaaaatgtattcacttcAGCTTCAAGTGCCTGACTGTAACGAACACATTTCTGCTTAAACAACTGGAAATAATTTGGAAATAACTGCCTATCTCTGAATCTGTAGTAATTTATGCTGAATCAGCATTATTCCTTTAACAGCCCCGTGTGTCAGGAGCTGGATTCTCTCTACAGCAGACTATAAGATGCCAGGAGTCTCTGTCTTGAGGAGATCGAGCTCATGTTTAAGTGGGAGGGGAATAGTGGCTTCATCTCACGGAGATCTGTCACACATCTCTCACACATCTGACCTGTAAACTTTCACTGTCTGATATTGCTTGTAACTTGTGGCTCTTGTGCAGTTGTAGTGTTTGCTTATCTgtccggagagagagagagagagagagagagagacagacagcagagCGCAGTTTTCTTTGGGCTCAAATACTGCTCTCCTAGATCCCTTGATGTcatcccaaacacacacacacacacacacacacacacacacacacacacacacacacacacacacacagtatatgtactgtatatgtgctGTGGGTAGATGAGTGAGAGAAGAGATGTTAGGGAAAAACACTTCTCATTTCTTGTAAGAGACTGGCTCAGCTACCAGATTGAGCCTCTTAGgagatacataataaaatagtaatactttaaaatgcctGACATGTTTCTTATTAGTGAAACAGTTCATTTCACCTTATGGATGTTTGAAATCAAGTGGAAATGGACCTgttctcaatcaatcaatcacttttatttatataacgcatttaacaattttatcaaagcactgaacagtatcaaataaaagagtacaatgatagggatcttataatgacaagattgaacaatttgttattaaatgcagaaacgGTCTCTGTAATCCAACTGACGATAATctctagaaatgaagtgtccccaactaagcaagtcaGAGGAACTAAAagcccatccatacagaatgaagaaacaaaaaacaggctCAGTTAAGGGCCACTTCTCCTCTGGCTGGACTCCCAGCATttcatttccagttcaattttaattgCAGCTAAATTGTGCAACCGACTTTGTGTGTGAGCGCGTTCTGGTCTCAGATGAGcatcatctctgggtgctgatccaccatctgatctggatacaagctgagaaacagaatgagaaagaaacagactaatattagcaaagatgccattctttttacaatgtcacgagtacattgtgttttatgaggagtgttcccagCTCCAGCTAATCTAATGAATGCAGCCTAAcgatcctttaatggatttgaacaATAGAAGTGTATTAGAGTGTtgtgtgtaggctaggttaaaaagacgtgtctttaatctagatttaaactgacagagtgtgtctgcttcccgaacagcgttagggagattgttccagagtttgcaGGATCATGAAGggaacagatttatttttaatgtctgagGCCGCCCAGGTTCGTGTCGTATATGTTCAGGGCATTTGACTGAATATTGCTTCGTAAAAGAGGTACAGAGTAATGGAGAGTTCATACAAATTAGTTTCAGctttattaaatctgaaagcaGCTAATTCAGCAAACTGTAAGTAATGCACAATCTTACAATGCTTTTTCTGTAAATCACAAGGTTGTTTCATCGACATCGACCCAAAGTGAACCTCAAGGAATGAAAATCCTAGTCTTGATAGTTTAAAAGATGTGATTCTCTCATCAACCAATCAACATCACAAGAGAGAGGCAGagcatttttgaatattaaatgagaAGCTTTTGACACGTTCTAAATTCTCTGTAATGGCACACATTACAGCAAGAACTTAATTGAATTAGTTGATAATTAGATCTTTACTAGATCAGTAGATAATCTTATAGAACTATTTCTGTTTCCCGCAGGACTGCTGTCTTGGATGATGATGTTGAGAGGTTATTGTGCTTTCAGGTCTTCCTGGTCCTAAGGGACATCCAGGTATTTTGGTCCCACATAACATTGTCCATAGCAGTAGTCCATTGGGGAGCGGGCGCACCAGGTCTTGATGGGTCTGTTGGTCAGACAGGAATGCCAGGCCCTCCAGGTAGTCCAGCATTCCCAGGTGAGTGTCTTTTATTGTGACTAATATGAAACTTAACGGCAGATTTCTAACCTTTCACCTTCAATTTCAATTCCTCTAAAAATGATCTAGATCCCACACGAAACGAGGGCCAGTTGGTAGACTTCAGGAATCCAAGCACCCACAGGAAcccacacattttacatttttcatataaatgctttggagcagtggttctcaattgTTGGTTTACAGATTTGTTCTGATCATGAatcagtattaataaaaaaaaaaaaaaaaaaaaaa is drawn from Puntigrus tetrazona isolate hp1 chromosome 7, ASM1883169v1, whole genome shotgun sequence and contains these coding sequences:
- the LOC122347961 gene encoding serine/threonine-protein kinase pim-3-like, giving the protein MMGEKVKKAERSFWRWPFGRAENDGQKKEAKIEKERKNGRKWPALRFHLHRSGKYDLVEAEKKFKCEAGTYQRRDNAPASEGPPAAEEQPEQDVLGKGHIMRNYKIGPKLGSGGFGLVCEGTRNEDELKVAVKFSVKAPNMPNISVPGHPNRLPLEIGLTLMANKGPSAPQIIQLLDWEEETDHYIMVMERPSPCMDLLSFMELHGGILDERTARYVMRQVICAAKACFEKVSSIGTLNRRTCW